Part of the Niallia alba genome is shown below.
TTAATTAAATCATCTGTATCTTGAAATTCTTTTAAAGCCTTTTTCTTCTTCATTTTAGTAAGGAGAGGATGATTCCAAGAATGGTTTCCAATTTCATGACCTTCCTCTATCGTCTGCTGAATGATGCTAGGATAATATTGAATACGCTCACCAAGAACAAAAAACGTAGCATGACCGTTATTCTTCTTTAAAGCTTTTAGTATTTTTTTGGTTGGTTTATTACTTGGACCGTCATCAAATGTTAAAGCAATAACTTTTTTAGACGGATCAATTTTTGCTACATCTGGTAATTCTGTCACCATTTTTTTTGGTGCTGCTTCTGCAAGCAAATTTTTATTTTTTTCTTTATCTAGATAGGTTGGTAAGAGTTTATCTTTTACAATCTCTTTTTTGATAGCTAGTTCTTGAACGCCTAAATCGTCTGCTCCAACTTGGTTTTTAGGAAAGTAAAAAAGAATCGAATCATTAAGAACTGCAAAGTTTTGAAAGTTTTTTTCCTGAGGTAGTGTTCCTTGTTTGACTAAGACTTCGTCCACTGCCATTTTTTTATCCTTCATTAATTCACAATAACTTGTTTTAGAAAGGAGAAATAAATAATTACTATTTTCTTGGAAAAGATCCTTTAATGAAAGCCGCTTATGTGTCTGTAAGTCGAAAGTTAAGCTTTCGGTTATAGTATTTCCATTTGGACCTGTAATATATTCAAAGGTTTCAAAAAGAATAGAGATTGTTTGTTTGCTGTAATGGGTTATGGTATAGGAAATATGTAAGGAAGTCTCCTGTGTTTTTGGAATATTTTCTTTTTGGATATGTTGATCATATTTACTAATTTTGTTTGTAATATACTCTTTTAAGGCGGTTGTAATTGATTGATCTGGAAGAAGTGGGTAACTCGTCCAGTAGCCCCCATGTTTTTCATCTTTTATATAGGAATTTATTTCAATCGTTTTATAATTTTTATCGTATTGTATTGCCACCTCAGGCTTTTTTTCTGGTGGCTCAGCTGCTTGCTTTTTTTCATTTCCCCAAAATTTGAATCCGATTAATAAAAGACTAAAACAAAAAAGGGGGATTAAAAAGTTTCTCCATTTTAGGCTGTTCATGCTGTTTAACTCCTTGTTTCTATAATAAAAAGTAGATGCTCCATTATTTAGACGTAATGGAGGATGAATTTGTTTTACATTATCACGTATTTTTGGAAAAAAACTTTTCAAAAGATGGAAAGATGCCCTGCATACCTAGTAGTGAACTCTGTTTGTCCCACTTTTAAAAGGCAGTAAGACGATTATGAAAATTCGAGGAAGATAGGGGGGAGATCAACTGTCCATAAAGGTACGACTGGTTCAACTAACCATCAGTGAAAAATGAAGAAGAATCCCTTGATGGAGGTTTCAATTTATTTTGTTTTTATGAATAAAAAATTTTCTTTAATTATAGCTTGATAAAAGAAAAATTTTTTCGTATAATAAGGCTATCAAATGAAAACACTTTCAAATGTAATAGAAAAGGTGGTATAAAGATGGATGCCTATTTATTGATTATTGCATTACTTTCCATTGTGATTGTTATTTTAGGAGTTTCATTATTAAAATGGCACGCTTTTATTAGTTTAACAGTTGCAAGTTTATTTTTAGCAATTTTTTCTGGATTATCTTTTGAAAAGATTGTAAGCGCTTATGAGACAGGTGTAGGTGGC
Proteins encoded:
- a CDS encoding polysaccharide deacetylase family protein, translating into MNSLKWRNFLIPLFCFSLLLIGFKFWGNEKKQAAEPPEKKPEVAIQYDKNYKTIEINSYIKDEKHGGYWTSYPLLPDQSITTALKEYITNKISKYDQHIQKENIPKTQETSLHISYTITHYSKQTISILFETFEYITGPNGNTITESLTFDLQTHKRLSLKDLFQENSNYLFLLSKTSYCELMKDKKMAVDEVLVKQGTLPQEKNFQNFAVLNDSILFYFPKNQVGADDLGVQELAIKKEIVKDKLLPTYLDKEKNKNLLAEAAPKKMVTELPDVAKIDPSKKVIALTFDDGPSNKPTKKILKALKKNNGHATFFVLGERIQYYPSIIQQTIEEGHEIGNHSWNHPLLTKMKKKKALKEFQDTDDLIKEITGRESTLIRPPYGAIQNELKKELDKEIVLWTIDPEDWKQPTKKKIVEKVMKEAKDESIILLHDIYDKSADAAVEIIEKLTKEGYQLVTISQLREVQEERKLLEN